A genomic segment from Fibrobacter sp. encodes:
- a CDS encoding glycosyltransferase, with protein sequence MKISGFSFARNAQKLYYPVAESIKSILPVCDEFIIAIGKGDDDDRTREIVAEINDPRVRIIDTEWTDREKLKGHIHGQQTNIALKECSGDWCFYVQADEVVHEKYLPVIQKRCEELLNDSEVEGLLFKYKHFWGDYDHYYVSHAWYPREIRIIKNHLGIESWESAQSFRRNGQKIRVANVDAEIFHYGWVRPPSLMYSKTKEMCTTHWGKKRADAAFADEKKSFNY encoded by the coding sequence ATGAAAATTAGCGGGTTCTCCTTTGCGCGCAATGCCCAGAAACTCTACTATCCTGTTGCAGAGTCGATTAAATCGATTCTTCCTGTCTGTGATGAATTTATCATTGCTATCGGCAAGGGTGATGATGATGACAGGACCAGGGAGATCGTTGCAGAAATCAATGATCCCAGGGTGCGTATTATCGACACTGAATGGACTGACAGAGAGAAGCTCAAGGGGCATATTCACGGCCAGCAGACCAATATCGCCCTCAAAGAGTGTTCCGGGGACTGGTGTTTCTATGTTCAGGCTGATGAAGTGGTGCATGAGAAATATCTCCCTGTAATTCAAAAGAGATGTGAAGAACTTTTAAATGATTCTGAAGTCGAAGGGCTGCTCTTCAAGTACAAACACTTCTGGGGAGACTACGATCATTACTATGTCAGTCACGCGTGGTACCCACGGGAGATCAGAATTATCAAGAATCATCTGGGGATAGAATCCTGGGAGAGTGCGCAGTCATTCCGGAGAAACGGTCAGAAGATAAGAGTTGCGAATGTGGATGCAGAGATCTTCCATTACGGATGGGTCCGTCCTCCCTCACTTATGTACTCCAAGACAAAGGAGATGTGTACAACTCACTGGGGGAAAAAACGGGCAGACGCGGCATTTGCTGATGAGAAAAAAAGTTTCAACTAT
- a CDS encoding glycosyltransferase family 2 protein, whose product MELISGVVITLNEEKNIKACLESLKPFCDEIVVVDSFSTDKTLEIASRYTSRIFKRKPDKIIEQINYATGLASHKWVFFLDADERVTPSLAEKINTMKRDGFTADSYTVNRLNYYVNGFFKYCGWYPDTKIRLFDRTKGSWGGEEPHYKVVMNRDASTMHLKKDIIHFTYRDLTHQIEKMNRFSSQSAGSKPDRSDFTILLHLILNPLVRFVKCFFFQGGFLAGPKGLINSVIVSFYVFAKYAKMWEKKHARNPDPESGMNEW is encoded by the coding sequence ATGGAATTAATCTCCGGTGTAGTCATCACCCTCAATGAAGAAAAAAACATCAAAGCATGTCTGGAATCCCTCAAACCTTTCTGTGACGAAATCGTTGTGGTGGACTCTTTCAGTACTGATAAAACCCTGGAGATCGCTTCCCGCTACACATCCAGAATATTCAAGCGCAAACCGGATAAGATAATCGAACAGATAAACTATGCCACAGGTCTGGCATCCCACAAGTGGGTATTCTTCCTGGATGCTGACGAGCGAGTTACACCATCACTGGCAGAGAAGATAAATACCATGAAAAGGGACGGCTTTACTGCTGATTCCTACACAGTGAACCGGTTGAACTACTATGTAAATGGTTTTTTCAAATACTGCGGATGGTACCCTGATACAAAGATCCGGTTATTTGACCGCACAAAAGGCTCATGGGGTGGGGAAGAGCCACATTACAAAGTGGTGATGAACAGGGATGCATCAACGATGCATCTTAAAAAGGATATCATTCATTTCACCTATCGTGATCTCACCCATCAGATAGAAAAGATGAACAGGTTTTCCTCCCAGTCAGCAGGCAGTAAGCCGGACAGGAGTGATTTTACTATACTTCTGCATCTTATCCTGAACCCGCTTGTCCGTTTTGTTAAATGTTTCTTTTTTCAAGGCGGTTTTCTTGCAGGACCAAAAGGGTTGATCAACTCGGTTATAGTGTCGTTTTATGTGTTTGCCAAGTATGCCAAAATGTGGGAGAAAAAGCACGCAAGAAATCCAGATCCGGAATCTGGAATGAATGAGTGGTAG
- a CDS encoding sugar O-acetyltransferase — MIPQSQKSLMLSGSLYDPRDPELSEERLKARLLIKALNDSGEDQPEERSRILKELLPHAGKGLWIQPPFYCDYGYNIKTGENVFFNFNCVVLDVMQVTIGKMCLFGPGVQIYTATHPMNHRQRASWLEFGKPVTIGDDVWVGGAAVICPGVSIGNRSVIGAGSVVVKDIPEDVFAAGNPCRVIYSLMNK; from the coding sequence ATGATCCCTCAATCCCAGAAATCCCTCATGTTATCCGGCTCTCTGTACGATCCCCGTGATCCTGAGCTTTCAGAGGAACGGCTCAAGGCAAGGCTTTTAATAAAGGCTCTGAATGATTCAGGGGAGGATCAGCCTGAGGAGCGCAGCCGGATTTTAAAAGAGCTTCTCCCCCATGCCGGAAAAGGGCTCTGGATCCAGCCGCCCTTTTATTGCGATTACGGGTATAATATCAAAACAGGTGAAAATGTGTTTTTTAATTTCAATTGCGTGGTGCTCGATGTGATGCAGGTGACAATCGGGAAGATGTGCCTTTTCGGGCCTGGAGTACAGATTTATACTGCCACTCACCCGATGAATCACAGGCAGAGAGCCTCGTGGCTGGAGTTCGGGAAACCGGTAACAATCGGTGATGATGTTTGGGTTGGTGGAGCTGCGGTGATCTGCCCGGGAGTCAGTATTGGAAACAGGAGTGTTATAGGGGCTGGAAGTGTGGTAGTAAAGGATATACCGGAGGATGTTTTTGCGGCAGGGAATCCGTGCAGGGTTATCTATAGTTTGATGAATAAATAA
- a CDS encoding serine/threonine protein kinase, with protein sequence MDELSETVSLSESEMLPVELPEPEMIASGVVKSTLGKGGASVVYKIWNPQLEVFRAVKLWRLVQTEKSLSRFEQEIKITAKLKHPNIVEIYSAGKWNGLPYMETELITGHDLKTLINLRGAFPEIVVSAIALCICRALIYAHNHLYNLSGATYRGVVHCDIKPANIMISDSGVVKLMDFGIALPSNNTNHSEGSSVIGSLQYMAPEQLESKTVDPRSDLYSLGVLLYELYSGQKAFPADTREKLIQKRKADDFVPLDCLDVNISQKARSLVEKLMQKDPEKRFQSAFELMEELQKVYWKSTDLQPHKIISGFLEGGKMELKKERDLKKLLIPVLSGVCILFIAVFLITGISKSDRSSKAKDVKSVPVSSKIDSRQNINQVDRSKQPEETIKSRAVSSSGTVPVKTTPQKPKPQIKKEVSKVQKREPAPAVESIVKEKAEEKAAVTPELILDKISILIKEGEISSAEGMVHENSLNDGEYHLLHAEILFKKDQLKAAMAEAEKALRVPSGRLSSTELRNRFLYLKACILASEYDRFPQEQSGQAAMEAWYEVKYAYRSNVSHPYYVKADREIRRISSSIQ encoded by the coding sequence ATGGATGAGTTGTCCGAGACCGTTTCACTGTCAGAAAGTGAAATGCTGCCGGTTGAACTGCCTGAACCGGAAATGATTGCCTCCGGAGTTGTAAAATCAACACTGGGCAAAGGAGGCGCGTCGGTTGTATACAAAATCTGGAATCCCCAACTTGAAGTTTTCAGGGCTGTAAAGCTGTGGCGTCTGGTCCAGACCGAAAAATCTCTCAGCCGCTTTGAGCAGGAGATTAAAATAACCGCCAAGCTCAAACACCCGAATATCGTTGAGATCTACAGTGCCGGCAAATGGAATGGCTTGCCATACATGGAAACAGAGCTGATCACAGGGCATGATCTTAAAACCCTTATCAATCTGCGAGGTGCTTTTCCGGAAATCGTAGTATCTGCAATCGCCCTCTGTATCTGCCGTGCTCTTATTTATGCGCATAACCACCTCTACAATCTCTCAGGCGCCACATACAGAGGTGTAGTACACTGCGATATCAAACCGGCAAATATCATGATATCCGATTCCGGAGTTGTCAAATTGATGGACTTTGGAATTGCCCTTCCTTCAAACAACACAAACCACTCAGAAGGCAGTTCTGTTATAGGCTCTTTGCAATACATGGCACCGGAACAACTGGAATCAAAAACCGTTGATCCAAGAAGTGACCTTTACTCCCTCGGAGTCCTCCTTTACGAGCTTTATTCCGGCCAGAAAGCATTCCCGGCCGACACTCGCGAAAAACTGATACAGAAACGGAAAGCCGATGATTTTGTTCCACTGGATTGTCTCGATGTAAACATTTCCCAAAAGGCCAGAAGCTTAGTTGAAAAACTGATGCAGAAGGATCCGGAAAAACGTTTCCAGAGCGCATTTGAGCTTATGGAGGAGTTACAGAAGGTTTACTGGAAAAGTACCGATCTTCAACCCCACAAAATCATATCCGGTTTTCTTGAGGGCGGGAAAATGGAGCTTAAAAAAGAGAGGGATCTCAAAAAACTCCTCATTCCGGTACTGTCAGGCGTCTGCATCCTGTTCATTGCTGTTTTTCTGATTACAGGCATCAGTAAATCCGACAGATCATCAAAGGCCAAAGATGTAAAGTCTGTTCCCGTCTCATCAAAGATTGACAGTAGACAAAACATAAATCAGGTCGATAGAAGCAAACAGCCTGAAGAAACAATTAAATCCCGTGCAGTTTCCAGCTCAGGTACTGTTCCGGTAAAAACTACTCCACAAAAGCCAAAACCGCAGATTAAAAAAGAGGTATCAAAAGTTCAGAAGAGAGAACCTGCCCCTGCAGTAGAAAGCATAGTAAAAGAAAAAGCAGAAGAAAAGGCTGCTGTAACCCCGGAATTGATTCTGGATAAAATAAGCATTCTGATAAAAGAAGGAGAAATTTCTTCTGCCGAAGGAATGGTTCATGAGAATTCACTAAATGATGGTGAGTATCATCTTTTGCATGCAGAGATACTGTTTAAAAAGGATCAGTTAAAAGCTGCCATGGCAGAAGCAGAGAAAGCCCTGCGTGTACCATCGGGCCGGCTCTCATCTACAGAGCTCAGGAACAGATTTTTGTACCTTAAAGCATGTATTCTGGCCTCAGAATATGACAGGTTTCCCCAGGAGCAGTCCGGGCAGGCTGCCATGGAGGCCTGGTATGAAGTCAAGTATGCCTATCGTTCCAATGTGTCGCATCCTTATTATGTCAAGGCTGACAGGGAGATTCGCAGAATCAGTTCATCCATTCAATAG